In a single window of the Patagioenas fasciata isolate bPatFas1 chromosome 22, bPatFas1.hap1, whole genome shotgun sequence genome:
- the NKIRAS2 gene encoding NF-kappa-B inhibitor-interacting Ras-like protein 2 isoform X1, which translates to MGKSCKVVVCGQASVGKTSILEQLLYGNHVVGSEMIETQEDIYVGSIETDRGVREQVRFYDTRGLRDGMELPKHCFSCTDGYVLVYSTDSKESFKRVELLKKEIDKSKDKKEVTIVVLGNKCDLQEQRRVDHDAAQHWAKGEKVKLWEVSVADRRTLIEPFIYLASKMTQPQSKSAFPLSRKNKGSGSMDG; encoded by the exons ATGGGGAAGAGCTGCAAGGTGGTTGTGTGCGGGCAGGCCTCCGTCGGGAAAACGTCCAtcctggagcagctgctgtaCGGGAACCATGTGGTTG GCTCCGAGATGATCGAGACCCAGGAGGACATTTACGTGGGCTCCATCGAGACGGACCGAGGGGTGCGCGAGCAGGTGCGCTTCTACGACACGCGGGGCCTGCGGGACGGCATGGAGCTCCCCAAGCACTGCTTCTCCTGCACGGACGGCTACGTGCTGGTCTACAGCACGGACAGCAAGGAGTCCTTCAAGCGCGTGGAGCTCCTCAAGAAGGAGATTGACAAGTCCAAAGACAAGAAAGAG GTCACCATCGTGGTTTTGGGGAACAAGTGTGACCTGCAGGAGCAGCGCCGGGTGGACCACGACGCAGCCCAGCACTGGGCCAAGGGCGAGAAGGTGAAGCTGTGGGAGGTGTCGGTGGCCGACCGGCGCACGCTGATCGAGCCCTTCATCTACCTGGCCAGTAAGATGACGCAGCCACAAAGCAAGTCTGCTTTTCCCTTGAGTCGCAAGAACAAGGGCAGCGGATCCATGGATGGCtga
- the NKIRAS2 gene encoding NF-kappa-B inhibitor-interacting Ras-like protein 2 isoform X2 has translation MGKSCKVVVCGQASVGKTSILEQLLYGNHVVGSEMIETQEDIYVGSIETDRGVREQVPRSPSSAWSSSRRRLTSPKTRKRSPSWFWGTSVTCRSSAGWTTTQPSTGPRARR, from the exons ATGGGGAAGAGCTGCAAGGTGGTTGTGTGCGGGCAGGCCTCCGTCGGGAAAACGTCCAtcctggagcagctgctgtaCGGGAACCATGTGGTTG GCTCCGAGATGATCGAGACCCAGGAGGACATTTACGTGGGCTCCATCGAGACGGACCGAGGGGTGCGCGAGCAGGTGC CAAGGAGTCCTTCAAGCGCGTGGAGCTCCTCAAGAAGGAGATTGACAAGTCCAAAGACAAGAAAGAG GTCACCATCGTGGTTTTGGGGAACAAGTGTGACCTGCAGGAGCAGCGCCGGGTGGACCACGACGCAGCCCAGCACTGGGCCAAGGGCGAGAAGGTGA
- the ZNF385C gene encoding zinc finger protein 385C isoform X2, with protein MLLGPSGHSSPLLASLPIPGRPLHPPLDIKHFLTFRLNGTSPLNLFPNFNTMDPVQKAVISHTFGVPAPLKKKQFISCNICHLRFNSANQAEAHYKGHKHARRLKAIEAMKNKQKVTGAAVVATSQDGAADFVPSPEGNGEPGSTAQTIGLQEPEGGCSSLGVTPGAEESPTELSGSVTSLGSPPASELSEGTSDVTSVASSAAQAAEAQAAESGSSVSSVPEGDKEGKKSKQHLYCPTCKVTVNSLSQLEAHNTGAKHKSMLEGHGTQLRRGRGKILSRAGHKSKRIGNKGSINIQNKAFHCQVCEIYVNSETQLKQHMSSRRHKDRLAGKPPKPKYSPYNKLQKNAALAVSILKSKLALQKHLTKTLATRFLPSPLTAAAVCAMPGPLALRPAAATTLFQAPILGPALFRTPPAHVRTTPGPIVFAPY; from the exons GTCCCTCCGGACACAGCAGCCCCCTCTTAGCATCGTTGCCCATCCCCGGCCGTCCCCTTCATCCCCCCTTGGACATCAAGCACTTCTTGACCTTCAGGCTCAACGGGACGTCACCGCTCAACCTCTTCCCCAACTTCAACACG ATGGACCCGGTGCAGAAGGCGGTGATCAGCCACACGTTCGGCGTGCCGGCCCCGCTCAAGAAGAAGCAGTTCATCTCCTGCAACATCTGCCACCTGCGCTTCAACTCTGCG AACCAGGCAGAAGCTCACTACAAGGGCCACAAGCACGCGCGGAGGCTGAAAGCCATCGAGGCCATGAAGAACAAGCAGAAGGTGACGGGGGCTGCGGTGGTGGCCACCAGCCAGGACGGGGCCGCtgactttgtccccagccccgaaGGCAACGGGGAGCCCGGCAGCACAG CTCAAACCATCGGTCTGCAGGAGCCGGAGGGGGGGTGCAGCAGCCTGGGGGTGACGCCCGGCGCCGAGGAGTCGCCCACGGAGCTGTCGGGCAGCGTCACCTCGCTGGGCTCCCCGCCGGCCTCGGAGCTCTCGGAGGGGACCTCGGATGTCACCAGCGTGGCCTCCTCGGCCGCGCAGGCAGCGGAGGCGCAGGCGGCCGAGTCGGGCAGCAGCGTCAGCTCCGTCCCCGAGGGTGACAAGGAGGGGAAGAAGAGCAAGCAGCACCTGTACTGTCCCACCTGCAAAGTCACCGTCAACTCCCTGTCCCAGCTGGAGGCTCACAACACCG GCGCCAAGCACAAGTCGATGCTGGAAGGTCACGGCACCCAGTTGCGGCGAGGCCGAGGCAAAATCCTCTCCCGGGCAGGGCACAAGTCCAAGCGCATCGGCAACAAGGGCAGCATCAACATCCAGAACAAGGCGTTCCACTGCCAAGTGTGCGAGATCTACGTGAACTCGGAGACCCAGCTGAAACAG CACATGAGCAGCCGGCGGCACAAAGACAGGCTGGCGGGGAAGCCCCCCAAACCCAAGTACAGCCCCTACAACAAGCTGCAGAAGAACGCTGCCCTCGCAGTGAGTATTCTCAAG TCCAAACTGGCTTTGCAGAAGCATCTCACCAAAACCCTGGCCACCCGCTTCCTCCCGAGCCCGCTGACCGCGGCCGCCGTCTGCGCCATGCCCGGCCCCCTCGCCCTGCGACCGGCCGCCGCCACCACCCTCTTCCAAGCCCCCATCCTCGGACCAGCGCTTTTCCGAACGCCGCCGGCCCACGTCCGCACCACGCCGGGCCCCATCGTCTTCGCCCCCTACTAG
- the ZNF385C gene encoding zinc finger protein 385C isoform X4: protein MDPVQKAVISHTFGVPAPLKKKQFISCNICHLRFNSANQAEAHYKGHKHARRLKAIEAMKNKQKVTGAAVVATSQDGAADFVPSPEGNGEPGSTAQTIGLQEPEGGCSSLGVTPGAEESPTELSGSVTSLGSPPASELSEGTSDVTSVASSAAQAAEAQAAESGSSVSSVPEGDKEGKKSKQHLYCPTCKVTVNSLSQLEAHNTGAKHKSMLEGHGTQLRRGRGKILSRAGHKSKRIGNKGSINIQNKAFHCQVCEIYVNSETQLKQHMSSRRHKDRLAGKPPKPKYSPYNKLQKNAALAVSILKSKLALQKHLTKTLATRFLPSPLTAAAVCAMPGPLALRPAAATTLFQAPILGPALFRTPPAHVRTTPGPIVFAPY, encoded by the exons ATGGACCCGGTGCAGAAGGCGGTGATCAGCCACACGTTCGGCGTGCCGGCCCCGCTCAAGAAGAAGCAGTTCATCTCCTGCAACATCTGCCACCTGCGCTTCAACTCTGCG AACCAGGCAGAAGCTCACTACAAGGGCCACAAGCACGCGCGGAGGCTGAAAGCCATCGAGGCCATGAAGAACAAGCAGAAGGTGACGGGGGCTGCGGTGGTGGCCACCAGCCAGGACGGGGCCGCtgactttgtccccagccccgaaGGCAACGGGGAGCCCGGCAGCACAG CTCAAACCATCGGTCTGCAGGAGCCGGAGGGGGGGTGCAGCAGCCTGGGGGTGACGCCCGGCGCCGAGGAGTCGCCCACGGAGCTGTCGGGCAGCGTCACCTCGCTGGGCTCCCCGCCGGCCTCGGAGCTCTCGGAGGGGACCTCGGATGTCACCAGCGTGGCCTCCTCGGCCGCGCAGGCAGCGGAGGCGCAGGCGGCCGAGTCGGGCAGCAGCGTCAGCTCCGTCCCCGAGGGTGACAAGGAGGGGAAGAAGAGCAAGCAGCACCTGTACTGTCCCACCTGCAAAGTCACCGTCAACTCCCTGTCCCAGCTGGAGGCTCACAACACCG GCGCCAAGCACAAGTCGATGCTGGAAGGTCACGGCACCCAGTTGCGGCGAGGCCGAGGCAAAATCCTCTCCCGGGCAGGGCACAAGTCCAAGCGCATCGGCAACAAGGGCAGCATCAACATCCAGAACAAGGCGTTCCACTGCCAAGTGTGCGAGATCTACGTGAACTCGGAGACCCAGCTGAAACAG CACATGAGCAGCCGGCGGCACAAAGACAGGCTGGCGGGGAAGCCCCCCAAACCCAAGTACAGCCCCTACAACAAGCTGCAGAAGAACGCTGCCCTCGCAGTGAGTATTCTCAAG TCCAAACTGGCTTTGCAGAAGCATCTCACCAAAACCCTGGCCACCCGCTTCCTCCCGAGCCCGCTGACCGCGGCCGCCGTCTGCGCCATGCCCGGCCCCCTCGCCCTGCGACCGGCCGCCGCCACCACCCTCTTCCAAGCCCCCATCCTCGGACCAGCGCTTTTCCGAACGCCGCCGGCCCACGTCCGCACCACGCCGGGCCCCATCGTCTTCGCCCCCTACTAG